GACATCATCGGCGAGGCGCAGAACCTGTTGTCCTCGGTGGGCTCGCTGGTCGGGGCGGCCGGTGTGCTGACCGTGCTCCATCCGTTGCTGCTGCCGCTGCTGGTGGCCGCCGCGCTCCCGCAGGGTTTCGCCTCGGTGTACGCCGCCCGGGTGCAGTTCCTCGCCAACCGCCTGGCCTCGGGCGACCGGCGGATCCTGCTCAACCTGCGCTGGTACATCCACCAGAAGAACAATGCCGACCAGGTGCGCTCCGACACCATGGGCCGGTTCCTGCTCGACAAGTACGACCTGATCGGGCGCCGCCTGGACGGCGTCACCCGGCGTGCGGCGCTGCAGGGTGCGCGCGTGTCGGTGATCGGCGCGGCCGTGTCCGGCCTGGGCACGGCGGTGGTCTGGCTCGTCATGCTGTACCTGGTCAGCACCGGGAGGATGAGCCTGCCGCACGGCGGTGCCGCGGTCATCGCCCTCGGCGCGGTCGGCTCCGCCCTGCGGGGCATCGTCGGCTACGGCGCCGACCTGTTCCGCACCGGCATGTACCTGGACGACTGGACGTCGTTCCTCGACAAGGCTGGCGGCTTCGCGCTCCAACGCGGCCCGGCGATTGCCCAGCGGCCGGAGCGGATCGAGCTGAAGGACGTCAGCTACAGCTATCCGTCCTCGGACCGGGCCGCCTTGAACGGGGTGAGCCTGCACGTGGAGACCGGCGAGATCCTGGCACTCGTCGGTGAGAACGGATCCGGCAAGACCACCGTTGCCAAGACCATCGCCGGCCTCTACCTGCCCGACAGCGGAGCGGTGCTGTGGGACGACCAGGACACCCGCGACCTGGACCCGCACGCGCTGTGGCGCCAAGTCGCCGTCGTACCGCAGAGCTACGCGCGCTGGCCGCTGACCGCCCGGGAGAACATCACCCTCGGCCACGCCGCACCAGGCGGTGACGAAGCGGCACTGCGGGCAGCCGCCGCCTCCGGTGCGGACGAGGTCATCGCCAAGCTGCGGCGGGGACTGGGCACCTTGCTCGCCGTCGAGTGGATGGGCGGCGAGGAGCTCAGCGGCGGACAGTGGCAACGGATCGCGATCGCGCGGGCGTTCTACCGCGAGGGCGGCCTGCTGGTCCTCGACGAGCCGACGGCCGCGCTCGATCCGCGCGCCGAGCACAAGATCTTCGCCAACCTGCGCGAGGTAGCACGCGACCGCGCAGTCGTCCTGGTCACCCACCGGCTCACCAACGTCGCCATCGCCGACCGGATCGTCGTCCTCGAAGACGGCCCGGTCATCCAACAGGGCACGTTCGACCAGCTCGTGGCGCAAGAGGGCTCCAGGTTCCGCGAGTTGTGGGACCTGCAGAACGACCGCACCGGAATCCCCGCTCAGCGGGACGTGACGGCCCGACAGGAACAGGAGCAGGCCCAGTGATCGACTTCGATGTACTGACCGCGTTGGCGGCGCGCGAGGGGATCGAGCGGATCGGCGTCGGCGTGATCGTGCGCGACCACTCCGGGCGGGTCCTGCTGATCTGCCGGGCCGCCCACGACGTCCTGCCTGGCCTGTGGGAGTACCCGGGGGGCGGTCGCGAGGGCGACGAGGCGGTGGAGGCAGGCGCGGCACGCGAGTTGGCCGAGGAGACCGGCCTTACCGGCCTGCCGCTGGAATACGCGCGCAGCCTGGACTACACCAACCAGAACGGTCGGCGGGTGCGGCAGTTCGTGTTCACCACCGCGGTGGCAGATGGCACCGCGGTGACCCTGTCGGAAGAGCACGACGCCCACCAGTGGGCCGAACCCGACGAGTTGCCGCACACCAGCGACGGGCAGCGCGAGGTCATCCAGTGGCTGACCCGTCGCCTCTCACTCCCCAACTGGCGGCCCGTCGGCGGCTACCTCTCCACCATCGCGCGCCCCACCACCTACGGCTGTCTCCTCGTCACCGACCGGCAGGGCCGCGTCATCGGGATGCGCTCGACCGTCGACCCGGCCGCCTGGGACTTCCCCGGTGGCAACGTCGAGCACGGCGAAACGCCGTTCGACGCCGCGCTGCGCGAGGCCCAAGAAGAGCTGGGCCTCGACCTTGCTGCGGAGAACCCGCAGGTGCTCCGGCGCCGCCTGGTCGCCGTGATCCATGCGCAGGCCGACACCTACTTCCCGGTGCCGACGTGCGGCTACGTGTTCGACGGCGGCACGCTGACTGCAGAACAGCAGGCCCGGATCCGGCTCGATCCGGCCGAGCACACCGAGTTCCGGTTCGAGACGACCCACGACTGGCGCTCCCGCATGACCCCTGCCCACTACCAGTGGCTCCGGCAGGTGTTGCGCGCCCACCGGTCCGGACGCCCGCTCTACCTGGAACGCCCTGCCCGGGCCGACGACGACTTCGAGGGCGTCCTGGTCTTCGTCACCGACCCTGCGGGCCGACTGCTGATGCACCTGCGCGACGACCTGCCCGGCATGGCCTGGCCCGGCTACTGGACTCCGATCGGCGGCTGGCGCGAGGGCGACGAGAGCGCCGAGGAGAGCGCGGTGCGCGAGGTCCGCGAGGAGGCCGGGATCGAGATCACCGGGCTTCGGGCCCTCCCCGACCCGCACCACGACCTCGGCCTCCCCCTCACCCGCGTCCTCCACGCCGTCTGGCACGGCCCCGAGACGGAGCTGCGGCTCGGCGACGAGGGCCGCGCGGTGCGCATGGTCCCCCTTACGGAGCTGCCCGGTCTCAAGGTCCCGCCATACATGGCGCACTACCTGCCGCAACTCGCAGCCGCCCACCAGTCCGAAGGAGTGAACCAGTGACCCAGCCCACCATCGCCCGCCAACCAGTCGCGCCCCTGCCCTGGCAGCAGCACGGCCGCACCACCCTGCTCGACACCGGCTCGTACCTGATCCAGCGCGACACCGTCACCCAACCCGACGGCACGCACAGTGCCTTCGAGTTCCACCAGGCCCGCGTCGACGCCGCTCTGACGGTCGCCCTGGACGACCAGGGCCGGATCGCGATGGTCCGCTACCACTCCTACGTCCACGGCGAGATCGTCACCCCGCCCGGTGGCGTCCTCGAACCGGGCGAGGAACCGCTGGACGCGGCCCGCCGCGAGCTCAAGGAGGAGTCCGGCATCACGGGCGCCGACTGGAGCAAGCTCGGCCAGGTCGCCCTGATGACCAAGTGCACGTGCGACCTGAAAGCCCCTCTGCGTGAGTGGGAAGGACCGGAGACGCCAACCCCCCGCTAGTGATTCCAGCGGGTCCTCACTGTCAAGCGCTTCGGCCGTAAGGCTGGGGTGTTGAGCTGACAGCAAAGTCCAAGGGACCTCGGTCCGCTCAGAGGTCCACAGGCGAGAGGAAGGACGAAAGGGTGAACGAAAGTGAACTGCCGTACCTAAAGATTCGAAAAGGTCATCCGTGCAGCGGACGCAAAAGGCGCGGATATGGGCAGCCGACCACACCTGGCAAGGTGGAGTCGACGCAGGACGGGACGTCGGGCAGTGCAGCACCGGCGGAGGATCACCCCGGCCCCGGATCAGAGGCAGCACCCGACCCGTCCGCAGTCTCACAAGAGGGGAACAGGGAAACCCCGTAGCGGTCCCCGAAGCCAGGGGTAGGCCGGAGGTAACGAAGGTGCAAGCCCGCGCGGGAAAAGGATGGTTCGAGAAGCAAGCCGATAGGGCGAAAGCCCAGGGGAACGGCCGGGATGGAAGGCGCTCCGAGCCTCCGGCCCAACCCGTCGGATATGCCCACGCGAACCAGGTAGGTCTTTGAAGAAACGATGGGGACCGCCCCAACGAGGGCACAAGTTAGACAAGGAGGGCGAGTTGAACGACAGTCAGTTGCCGGATAGCGACCCCTCCCGGAACGGAACCCCCGACTTCGCCGCCAACTGGCACAGCACGGACTGGGCCAAGGTGGAGAACGAGGTAAGACGGCTCCGCCACCGGATCTTCAAGGCTTCGCAGGCTGGAGACCTGGCGAAGGTCAGAAACCTCCAGAAGCTCATGCTGCGGTCGCACTCCAACACGCTGCAAAGTGTGCGGCGGGTGACGCAGCAGAGTAAAGGACGACGTACGGCCGGAGTGGACCACTTCAGGGCTCTGACACCGGAGGGACGGGGCAGGCTTGCCCATGCTCTCTCGGTCCCCGGAGCTCCAAAGGTCAAGCCGGTACGACGGGTGTACATCCCGAAGGCGAACGGCAAGACGAGGCCGCTCGGCATCCCGACCATCAGGGACCGGGTAGAGCAGGCCAGGGTGAAGAACGCCCTGGAGCCGGAGTGGGAGGCCAAGTTCGACGGCCGCTCCTATGGTTTCCGCCCCGGACGAAGCTGCCACGATGCTCTGCTGATGATCCACAATGTGGTGAACAAGAAGAGCAGGCAGTGGGTTCTGGATGCGGACCTGGAGGCCGCGTTCGACCGGATCGACCACAACCACTTGATGCGAGAAATCGGGCACTTCCCGGCCCGAGAGCGGATCAGGGACTGGTTGAGGGCCGGTGTGATGGAGAACGGTGCCTTCATCTCTACAGACGAAGGCACACCACAAGGTGGGGTGATTAGCCCACTGCTCCTGAATATCGCGCTGAACGGGATGGAGACGGCGGCGGGAGTCCGTATCAGGCGGACAAAGGAGGGGCTAAAGACCCATCTGAAATCGCCCGTTCTGGTGAGGTACGCCGACGACTTCGTGGTGCTATGCCACGACGAACTCGGAGCGCATGAAGCGCGGCTCAAGCTATGCAGCTGGCTGGAAGCTCGGGGTCTGCGGATCAACGAGCAGAAAACCAGCGTGGTAGAGGTAACCGAAGGATTTGATTTCCTCGGGGCCCGATGCCAGCTGTATGGCAACGGGACGACGCTCATCGTACCGTCCACGGACGCCGTTAAGAAGGCCAGGAAGAGGATCAAGGAAATCATCACATCCTGCGGGAGTGGCAGCGAGGAGTTTCTAATCTCCAAGCTAAGCCCATTCATCAGAGGATGGAGTGGCTACTACAGTCCAATGTCCTCATCGAGGACATTCAGCAATCTCGACAGATATGTCTTCGAGAGATTGTGGGAGTGGGCTCGTAGGAGGCACCGCAAGAAGGGGAGAAGGTGGGTGAAGGACCGGTACTGGGGCCGACACCACCCGACCAGGAACGACAGATGGGTATTTGGCAACAGCCATATGTATCTGGCGAAGTTCGCCTGGACCCCAATCCGCTACCACCGAGGAGTCCCGGCGCACGTGTCGAAGGACGACCCGGAACACGCGGAGTTCTGGGCCCGCAGATCCCGCAGACGCGGATTGCCAGTGACCGAGCGCAAGCGCATCACGTTGCTGGCAGTACGACAGAAGGGACTGTGCCCAGGCTGCGGTCTTGACCTCATGGAGGGAGCCGGCTTCGAGCCGGACAACCTCCGCGACTGGGTGGCGTGGTTCGACGGCGCCACACGGGCATTCAATGTCCACCACGTCGTGCAGCGGGTGAACGGTGGCTCCGATCACCTCAGCAACCTGGAACTCAGACACACCGAGTGCCACCAGCAGCTACATGCTGGTGGACACGACAAGTCCGGACCTGGGAGGTCCCAGTGACCCGCTTGAGCCGTGTGCCGCGACGAGTGGCACGCACGGTTCTGAGGGGGCCGGGGCCACAGCAATGTGGCCCCGGCTACCCGACCGCACGCCTGCACATGTTCATCGCCCGGAACCTGACGGTCGGCGAGCAGGAACTGACCGGCACCGAGACCGGCATGACCGTGGAGTGGTGGCCGCTCCAGGAGGCCGTCGCCGCCGCGATGGACGGCCGACTCCTGCTGTCCGGGGCTGCCGTGTCGGTCCTGATGGCCGCCAACACCATCCCCACTCCGGGGCACGCATGAGCACCGCGCCACCGGCCGACGCCCCCGCCCTGCTGCACGCCTGGTCGATCCCAGAGCGCGAGTACGCCCGCCAAGAAGCGCGCCGGGGCCGCCGGC
This genomic stretch from Kitasatospora acidiphila harbors:
- a CDS encoding NUDIX hydrolase; protein product: MFIARNLTVGEQELTGTETGMTVEWWPLQEAVAAAMDGRLLLSGAAVSVLMAANTIPTPGHA
- a CDS encoding ABC transporter ATP-binding protein; translated protein: MSTATEQLTDTADEELQWLADGRRIEAIEAISVSAMARRLPQLVVRAFRLGWQIDRVSVAVLLGCQILSAVLGAAGLFATTGTIAAVFGPGKVGDKLTHAAPSIAVIAAAAALRSLLGIAIHAITVHLSPRISREASAAVLRATVATELTAYDRAGYADELEAADRGAEVAVDIIGEAQNLLSSVGSLVGAAGVLTVLHPLLLPLLVAAALPQGFASVYAARVQFLANRLASGDRRILLNLRWYIHQKNNADQVRSDTMGRFLLDKYDLIGRRLDGVTRRAALQGARVSVIGAAVSGLGTAVVWLVMLYLVSTGRMSLPHGGAAVIALGAVGSALRGIVGYGADLFRTGMYLDDWTSFLDKAGGFALQRGPAIAQRPERIELKDVSYSYPSSDRAALNGVSLHVETGEILALVGENGSGKTTVAKTIAGLYLPDSGAVLWDDQDTRDLDPHALWRQVAVVPQSYARWPLTARENITLGHAAPGGDEAALRAAAASGADEVIAKLRRGLGTLLAVEWMGGEELSGGQWQRIAIARAFYREGGLLVLDEPTAALDPRAEHKIFANLREVARDRAVVLVTHRLTNVAIADRIVVLEDGPVIQQGTFDQLVAQEGSRFRELWDLQNDRTGIPAQRDVTARQEQEQAQ
- a CDS encoding NUDIX domain-containing protein, whose translation is MTQPTIARQPVAPLPWQQHGRTTLLDTGSYLIQRDTVTQPDGTHSAFEFHQARVDAALTVALDDQGRIAMVRYHSYVHGEIVTPPGGVLEPGEEPLDAARRELKEESGITGADWSKLGQVALMTKCTCDLKAPLREWEGPETPTPR
- a CDS encoding NUDIX hydrolase — protein: MIDFDVLTALAAREGIERIGVGVIVRDHSGRVLLICRAAHDVLPGLWEYPGGGREGDEAVEAGAARELAEETGLTGLPLEYARSLDYTNQNGRRVRQFVFTTAVADGTAVTLSEEHDAHQWAEPDELPHTSDGQREVIQWLTRRLSLPNWRPVGGYLSTIARPTTYGCLLVTDRQGRVIGMRSTVDPAAWDFPGGNVEHGETPFDAALREAQEELGLDLAAENPQVLRRRLVAVIHAQADTYFPVPTCGYVFDGGTLTAEQQARIRLDPAEHTEFRFETTHDWRSRMTPAHYQWLRQVLRAHRSGRPLYLERPARADDDFEGVLVFVTDPAGRLLMHLRDDLPGMAWPGYWTPIGGWREGDESAEESAVREVREEAGIEITGLRALPDPHHDLGLPLTRVLHAVWHGPETELRLGDEGRAVRMVPLTELPGLKVPPYMAHYLPQLAAAHQSEGVNQ
- the ltrA gene encoding group II intron reverse transcriptase/maturase, with protein sequence MNDSQLPDSDPSRNGTPDFAANWHSTDWAKVENEVRRLRHRIFKASQAGDLAKVRNLQKLMLRSHSNTLQSVRRVTQQSKGRRTAGVDHFRALTPEGRGRLAHALSVPGAPKVKPVRRVYIPKANGKTRPLGIPTIRDRVEQARVKNALEPEWEAKFDGRSYGFRPGRSCHDALLMIHNVVNKKSRQWVLDADLEAAFDRIDHNHLMREIGHFPARERIRDWLRAGVMENGAFISTDEGTPQGGVISPLLLNIALNGMETAAGVRIRRTKEGLKTHLKSPVLVRYADDFVVLCHDELGAHEARLKLCSWLEARGLRINEQKTSVVEVTEGFDFLGARCQLYGNGTTLIVPSTDAVKKARKRIKEIITSCGSGSEEFLISKLSPFIRGWSGYYSPMSSSRTFSNLDRYVFERLWEWARRRHRKKGRRWVKDRYWGRHHPTRNDRWVFGNSHMYLAKFAWTPIRYHRGVPAHVSKDDPEHAEFWARRSRRRGLPVTERKRITLLAVRQKGLCPGCGLDLMEGAGFEPDNLRDWVAWFDGATRAFNVHHVVQRVNGGSDHLSNLELRHTECHQQLHAGGHDKSGPGRSQ